A genomic window from Coccinella septempunctata chromosome 9, icCocSept1.1, whole genome shotgun sequence includes:
- the LOC123319942 gene encoding protein GUCD1 isoform X4, with translation MTESSTGHPGRCQIDLKHHTQDFNWDCGLSCVLMVMSDENREYFLENRERICKEEGFNTSTWTIDLCYLLKRFGVRHIFYTITLGVHPAYERIDFYNQIFNRDEERVNRRFDDAEKNGILISKGAISWRSILEHLTTGPVILLTNAKLLGCDICKYNKMGFEMKRMFRWPVPYQGHYIVLCGYNTMINKVFYRNPTLTDRICVMSIKDLDDARRSYGTDQDAIFIYPS, from the exons ATGACTGAAAGCTCAACAG GACATCCAGGACGATGTCAGATAGACTTGAAACATCACACCCAAGATTTCAACTGGGACTGCGGACTATCCTGCGTCCTAATGGTGATGTCCGACGAGAACAGGGaatattttttggaaaatagGGAGAGGATATGCAAGGAAGAAGGTTTCAACACAAG TACATGGACTATAGATTTGTGCTATCTACTGAAAAGATTCGGCGTACGACACATATTTTACACGATAACCCTTGGGGTGCATCCAGCTTACGAAAGGATAGATTTTTATAACCAAATATTCAACAGG GACGAGGAAAGAGTGAATAGACGCTTCGACGATGCAGAAAAAAACGGAATATTGATTTCTAAAGGGGCCATCTCGTGGAGGTCCATCTTGGAACATTTAACGACAGGTCCAGTTATCCTACTCACCAACGCTAAACTGCTAGGCTGTGATATTTGTAAATACAACAAAATGGGTTTCGAAATGAAGAGGATGTTTCGTTGGCCCGTACCCTATCAGGGACATTATATAGTATTATGCGGGTACAACACGATGATCAACAAAGTCTTTTACAGAAACCCCACATTAACAGACA GGATATGCGTGATGTCCATCAAAGATTTGGATGACGCTAGAAGGAGTTACGGCACAGATCAAGATGCAATTTTTATTTATCCCTCCTAG
- the LOC123319942 gene encoding protein GUCD1 isoform X2, whose product MFKNNGKTGHPGRCQIDLKHHTQDFNWDCGLSCVLMVMSDENREYFLENRERICKEEGFNTSTWTIDLCYLLKRFGVRHIFYTITLGVHPAYERIDFYNQIFNRDEERVNRRFDDAEKNGILISKGAISWRSILEHLTTGPVILLTNAKLLGCDICKYNKMGFEMKRMFRWPVPYQGHYIVLCGYNTMINKVFYRNPTLTDRICVMSIKDLDDARRSYGTDQDAIFIYPS is encoded by the exons atgtttaaaaataatggaaaaactg GACATCCAGGACGATGTCAGATAGACTTGAAACATCACACCCAAGATTTCAACTGGGACTGCGGACTATCCTGCGTCCTAATGGTGATGTCCGACGAGAACAGGGaatattttttggaaaatagGGAGAGGATATGCAAGGAAGAAGGTTTCAACACAAG TACATGGACTATAGATTTGTGCTATCTACTGAAAAGATTCGGCGTACGACACATATTTTACACGATAACCCTTGGGGTGCATCCAGCTTACGAAAGGATAGATTTTTATAACCAAATATTCAACAGG GACGAGGAAAGAGTGAATAGACGCTTCGACGATGCAGAAAAAAACGGAATATTGATTTCTAAAGGGGCCATCTCGTGGAGGTCCATCTTGGAACATTTAACGACAGGTCCAGTTATCCTACTCACCAACGCTAAACTGCTAGGCTGTGATATTTGTAAATACAACAAAATGGGTTTCGAAATGAAGAGGATGTTTCGTTGGCCCGTACCCTATCAGGGACATTATATAGTATTATGCGGGTACAACACGATGATCAACAAAGTCTTTTACAGAAACCCCACATTAACAGACA GGATATGCGTGATGTCCATCAAAGATTTGGATGACGCTAGAAGGAGTTACGGCACAGATCAAGATGCAATTTTTATTTATCCCTCCTAG
- the LOC123319942 gene encoding protein GUCD1 isoform X1, producing MIIKSESETNVTETKSYTYIGQRHPGRCQIDLKHHTQDFNWDCGLSCVLMVMSDENREYFLENRERICKEEGFNTSTWTIDLCYLLKRFGVRHIFYTITLGVHPAYERIDFYNQIFNRDEERVNRRFDDAEKNGILISKGAISWRSILEHLTTGPVILLTNAKLLGCDICKYNKMGFEMKRMFRWPVPYQGHYIVLCGYNTMINKVFYRNPTLTDRICVMSIKDLDDARRSYGTDQDAIFIYPS from the exons ATGATCATTAAATCTGAATCAGAAACTAACGTGACTGAGACTAAGTCTTACACTTACATCGGACAGA GACATCCAGGACGATGTCAGATAGACTTGAAACATCACACCCAAGATTTCAACTGGGACTGCGGACTATCCTGCGTCCTAATGGTGATGTCCGACGAGAACAGGGaatattttttggaaaatagGGAGAGGATATGCAAGGAAGAAGGTTTCAACACAAG TACATGGACTATAGATTTGTGCTATCTACTGAAAAGATTCGGCGTACGACACATATTTTACACGATAACCCTTGGGGTGCATCCAGCTTACGAAAGGATAGATTTTTATAACCAAATATTCAACAGG GACGAGGAAAGAGTGAATAGACGCTTCGACGATGCAGAAAAAAACGGAATATTGATTTCTAAAGGGGCCATCTCGTGGAGGTCCATCTTGGAACATTTAACGACAGGTCCAGTTATCCTACTCACCAACGCTAAACTGCTAGGCTGTGATATTTGTAAATACAACAAAATGGGTTTCGAAATGAAGAGGATGTTTCGTTGGCCCGTACCCTATCAGGGACATTATATAGTATTATGCGGGTACAACACGATGATCAACAAAGTCTTTTACAGAAACCCCACATTAACAGACA GGATATGCGTGATGTCCATCAAAGATTTGGATGACGCTAGAAGGAGTTACGGCACAGATCAAGATGCAATTTTTATTTATCCCTCCTAG
- the LOC123319886 gene encoding protein phosphatase 1D, which produces MSIGVNLRVTGYCRQGGRKYMEDFFSVAYQQTEDEKDLEYAFIGIFDGHGGAEAAAFAKEHLMESIIKHKSFWSDNDTEVLRAIKDGYIATHYAMWKEQAKWPKTPSGLPSTAGTTASVAFIRRGKIYVGHVGDSGIVLGYQLPNTTEWRAKPLTKDHKPENAEEMTRIKECGGKVVAKAGVPRVVWNRPRIGHQGPIRRSTPIDEIPFLAVARSLGDLWSYNSRLNQFIVSPNPDCGVIAIDTSIHRCLIFGTDGLFNMMSPQLAVSIVHQTEKNNEVATVDPDQQKTWLNPSKLLVEKALERWRTTNMRADNTSVVTLMLDPPGPPRAQVLQRKHKQYPMTGFKIVTRFKDDEQSSEDGNVSESGSALEENEHPITKEDVTPTVSEEIIEETSKVENPQSGEEPKSEASPNCSTKSQVPFSEVSSNPLPLKERNFVPKARDSMSFDPREPYSPSKLQNEKENQLDKSKDTLEVSVQINEISSSSTDLFESVEEEPENDQGSLIRHNLRSMGKFKELPATEQKPKLKRKSNEEEPLRKSMRIDNARRKSDRLEGNRKINEKNSKLKLARKLLKKKNIDLKKKILKRPSLRKKFRMMMESVKQSSKSSLMRISAKGALPKRNNAVVPSDVSKCIRGSSTQKTQKSAPKRTKRSLSEHLEDTESSRRESDGLRLSSSGEWKVDTVKKCHVAKKTALPRMNETVKRRTKSLGGLDKYHREEISKTPLVSGRKTPQRVSLRHNPQNQTSKLRRRLSKSK; this is translated from the exons ATGTCTATCGGAGTTAATTTGAGAGTGACGGGCTATTGTCGCCAAGGTGGTCGTAAATATATGgaagattttttttctgttgctTATCAGCAGACTGAAGACGAAAAAGATTTGGAATATGCCTTCATAGGAATTTTTGACGGACATGGGGGTGCTGAAGCGGCTGCATTTGCGAAAGAGCATCTTATGGAGTCTATTATCAAACATAAAAGTTTTTGGTCTGACAATGATACTGAAGTGTTACGAGCCATTAAAGATGGTTACATAGCTACACACTATGCTATGTGGAAAGAACAAG CAAAATGGCCAAAAACACCATCAGGTCTTCCAAGTACAGCTGGTACCACAGCCAGTGTAGCTTTTATTAGACGAGGAAAAATATATGTTGGTCACGTGGGTGATTCAGGAATAGTATTGG GTTATCAACTTCCAAACACCACAGAATGGAGGGCAAAGCCTTTGACCAAAGACCATAAGCCTGAAAATGCTGAAGAGATGACTAGAATTAAAGAATGTGGAGGCAAAGTTGTTGCTAAAGCAG gAGTGCCAAGAGTAGTTTGGAACAGACCTAGAATAGGGCATCAAGGACCTATTCGCAGATCCACGCCAATAGATGAGATACCATTTTTGGCAGTGGCTCGTAGTTTGGGGGATTTGTGGTCGTATAACTCGCGGTTGAACCAGTTTATTGTATCTCCAAATCCCGATTGTGGCGTTATAGCTATTGATACGTCGATCCACCGCTGTTTGATATTTGGAACTGACGGTTTATTCAATATGATGAGTCCTCAATTGGCTGTATCTATTGTGCATCAGACAGAGAAAAACAATGAAGTTGCCACCGTAGACCCTGATCAACAGAAGACTTGGCTAAACCCTAGCAAGTTGCTGGTAGAAAAAGCTTTGGAAAG ATGGCGAACCACCAATATGCGGGCGGACAACACATCTGTGGTAACCTTGATGTTGGATCCTCCTGGTCCTCCGAGGGCCCAAGTACTCCAGCGAAAACACAAGCAATATCCAATGACGGGTTTTAAAATAGTGACACGTTTCAAAGACGACGAACAGAGCTCGGAAGATGGAAATGTCAGTGAAAGCGGTTCCGCCCTGGAAGAAAACGAACATCCCATCACCAAAGAGGACGTAACACCGACCGTTTCAGAGGAAATCATCGAGGAGACCTCGAAGGTGGAGAACCCACAAAGCGGCGAAGAGCCAAAGAGCGAAGCTAGTCCGAACTGTAGTACAAAATCACAAGTACCTTTCTCCGAAGTGTCTTCAAACCCACTACCTCTAAAAGAGCGGAATTTCGTTCCTAAGGCGAGGGACAGCATGAGTTTCGACCCGAGAGAACCTTACAGTCCCAGCAAATTGCAGAACGAGAAGGAGAATCAGTTGGATAAGAGCAAGGATACGTTGGAGGTATCCGTTCAGATCAACGAGATCTCGTCGAGTTCCACGGATTTGTTCGAGAGCGTGGAGGAAGAACCGGAAAACGACCAAGGTAGTTTGATACGGCACAACTTGAGGAGCATGGGGAAGTTCAAGGAACTCCCGGCCACGGAGCAGAAACCCAAGCTGAAACGTAAAAGTAACGAGGAGGAGCCTTTGCGGAAAAGTATGAGAATCGATAATGCACGAAGGAAAAGTGACAGGCTCGAAGGGAACAGGAAAATAAACGAGAAAAACTCAAAGTTGAAGTTGGCGAGGAAActattgaaaaagaaaaacatcGACCTTAAGAAGAAGATTTTGAAGAGGCCGTCCCTGAGGAAGAAGTTTAGGATGATGATGGAGTCGGTTAAACAGTCGTCGAAGAGTTCTTTGATGCGGATCAGCGCTAAAGGAGCGTTACCGAAGAGGAATAACGCAGTGGTTCCCAGTGATGTTTCAAAGTGTATCCGTGGCAGTTCTACACAGAAAACCCAAAAGTCAGCACCGAAAAGGACGAAGAGGTCGTTGTCGGAACACCTGGAGGACACAGAGTCTTCGAGGAGGGAATCAGACGGTCTCAGATTATCTTCCAGCGGGGAATGGAAAGTGGACACCGTTAAAAAATGCCACGTGGCTAAAAAGACTGCGTTGCCGAGGATGAACGAAACGGTTAAGAGACGAACGAAGAGTCTGGGAGGGTTAGACAAATACCACAGAGAGG AGATTTCGAAGACTCCACTCGTGAGTGGCAGGAAAACTCCGCAACGGGTGTCGTTAAGGCACAACCCGCAGAATCAGACCTCGAAACTACGCAGGAGGCTCTCCAAGAGTAAGTAA
- the LOC123319942 gene encoding protein GUCD1 isoform X3, whose protein sequence is MTNNSPRKGHPGRCQIDLKHHTQDFNWDCGLSCVLMVMSDENREYFLENRERICKEEGFNTSTWTIDLCYLLKRFGVRHIFYTITLGVHPAYERIDFYNQIFNRDEERVNRRFDDAEKNGILISKGAISWRSILEHLTTGPVILLTNAKLLGCDICKYNKMGFEMKRMFRWPVPYQGHYIVLCGYNTMINKVFYRNPTLTDRICVMSIKDLDDARRSYGTDQDAIFIYPS, encoded by the exons ATGACGAATAATTCTCCAAGAAAAG GACATCCAGGACGATGTCAGATAGACTTGAAACATCACACCCAAGATTTCAACTGGGACTGCGGACTATCCTGCGTCCTAATGGTGATGTCCGACGAGAACAGGGaatattttttggaaaatagGGAGAGGATATGCAAGGAAGAAGGTTTCAACACAAG TACATGGACTATAGATTTGTGCTATCTACTGAAAAGATTCGGCGTACGACACATATTTTACACGATAACCCTTGGGGTGCATCCAGCTTACGAAAGGATAGATTTTTATAACCAAATATTCAACAGG GACGAGGAAAGAGTGAATAGACGCTTCGACGATGCAGAAAAAAACGGAATATTGATTTCTAAAGGGGCCATCTCGTGGAGGTCCATCTTGGAACATTTAACGACAGGTCCAGTTATCCTACTCACCAACGCTAAACTGCTAGGCTGTGATATTTGTAAATACAACAAAATGGGTTTCGAAATGAAGAGGATGTTTCGTTGGCCCGTACCCTATCAGGGACATTATATAGTATTATGCGGGTACAACACGATGATCAACAAAGTCTTTTACAGAAACCCCACATTAACAGACA GGATATGCGTGATGTCCATCAAAGATTTGGATGACGCTAGAAGGAGTTACGGCACAGATCAAGATGCAATTTTTATTTATCCCTCCTAG